A portion of the Microbulbifer agarilyticus genome contains these proteins:
- a CDS encoding RNA polymerase sigma factor, which translates to MGIEAKEADPMFADKLFSLSDEDLIQQYYHTRNRRAFREIFRRYKEPLFRYCAQMDLARCTLLMENFWLSLLSEPPLLERQQLKNWLYIRLNRVLKSACSDVASESDPQETTLHDAFEQSDMLKALQQLPRRQRNIFLLYNQCGLSLATVADIERISLAVCRQELADGGKSLEFNLHGSARKPWVSSVTLAQQAAEAEALAQEKAREQTQTAKPRFTWGTRWAAKSLKPSSSDTSKPSVEIAQA; encoded by the coding sequence ATGGGAATTGAGGCCAAGGAGGCAGATCCCATGTTTGCGGACAAGTTGTTTAGTCTCAGTGACGAAGACTTAATCCAACAGTACTACCACACACGAAACCGTCGGGCCTTTCGCGAGATTTTTCGTCGCTACAAGGAACCGCTGTTTCGTTACTGTGCGCAGATGGATTTGGCACGCTGCACCCTACTGATGGAAAACTTCTGGCTTTCCCTGCTTTCAGAGCCTCCCCTGCTCGAGCGTCAACAGCTGAAAAACTGGCTGTACATCCGCCTGAACCGAGTACTCAAATCCGCTTGTAGTGACGTAGCCAGCGAATCCGACCCGCAGGAGACGACATTACACGACGCCTTTGAGCAGTCGGACATGCTCAAAGCCCTACAACAGCTACCGCGCCGCCAACGCAACATTTTCCTGCTGTACAACCAGTGCGGGCTTTCCCTTGCGACGGTCGCAGACATCGAGAGAATTTCCCTGGCCGTGTGTCGCCAGGAGCTGGCAGACGGTGGAAAATCTCTGGAGTTCAATTTACACGGCAGCGCGCGCAAACCCTGGGTTTCCAGTGTCACGCTCGCTCAGCAAGCAGCAGAGGCAGAAGCCCTCGCTCAGGAGAAAGCGCGCGAGCAGACACAAACTGCCAAGCCACGCTTCACCTGGGGAACACGCTGGGCAGCCAAAAGCCTTAAACCATCCAGCTCCGACACCAGTAAACCCTCTGTTGAGATTGCACAGGCATGA
- a CDS encoding CapA family protein has product MATSTLSNLLSRARPNVEQALEHLQPPYTLFFSVSDGSKRARVCHARGGDLNSLWLKLAAQSRKQLASAKMDGRWLRIDWVTDAEPMDWRTLQKKFKNTKRGYFRFGLALDSDWKVAFLEQELNGNAMLYGGNKIAHAVVNHSKFRAYTDIRFGPNTPLNFDDDTAVTRLHTEGLFVEKHSAPKFLYGPGRNAGRRIIDELDQPTAEHVIDTSSRYLASQVLKNGRFEYGWHCCFDRPIGTYNTLRHASSTYAMTEGWEVTRDEKTKRAINRVLKYLTEKLIKKARLPSGEEAAFLVEANGEIKLGGNAVCLLALVKYIELSGSSETRAKYSALMEQLAQGIRFMQDPESGKFVHVLQYPDLTVKEPFRIIYYDGEAAFGLMRLYGLTKDERWLNLVEKAFEYFLVNNHWQAHDHWLSYCVNELTLYRPEARYYQFGIQNVVGHLDFIIERITTFPTLLELMMAAERMVTRLRQEKEFSYLLNQLDLKKFYFALHTRAMYLLNGYFWPEYAMFFQNPEKIVGSFYIRHHAFRVRIDDVEHYLSGFVAFRKYLLNGGCPQEFSPTPQMQKLALPDDSTLPTLAWAGDVNLSRRQHYRTEALGEEEVLGRIPALSGADLSVINLECVVATTGEQGIDKAEGAPYYYRARPEMLKLLCRANIDAVTTANNHSGDYGVQALLEQGFWLDHVGIAHTGTGVNLDAALRPVILPLEELNVAIFSLDATQQSFAADPKQPGSAYLPPNNPSAWARLLEPRILRARQHAQVVLVAVHWGGNLEAEPGAEEYTLGHHIIDAGADGILGTSAHVLQGIEIYKDRPIIHDAGDLLFDAVRKTLKDSGVFQLSLSHKGVEKVRFFPVGSGFGFSHQRTGSDAVAATRRFADLCTNMGTNLEPLEDGSGEIALNPPQRDYPALPPARKAALDPVKLEQIQRPISPQWTAKEVPSNAITPPMDFGPLQLVGLRYTPKNFEQRQLLYVESFWTLNPARSTRLSENIRLDIRAVPVQETDMPYWGKSMDHDPCDWQLPTSRWKPGVIYRDYYGLRPPAPKQLRNVDLRLEIGLIGPETHIRPVPVPGTTISLKIKGRTRQATSVDGREPPRYRNTFPASIYRETPGQTWNAQQLSEITGGKWLVQPSPGWFVRSVVSGRSFIEQSLDPVLFVAHKSSDRAYHERSSRTKYTNWDLHNRLPEIAKAAGNLLGGVIVERPVSGLPAGLPVLQVKDPLQAIIELGLAARNRFRGDVVAITGTAGKSSTLKMLANMLGTPENVLASLGNYNSRVGAPSMLASLSGDRDVAIVEVAQSALWMRSGPITRRISPTIALITGIGISQTSSRVKSTKDTARWKSRIFDGLIGRSIAIVNEQLLHFDYVLAKAKQHAKRVIVFGTSKNAEVQITDIDTDSNGSHVTLRVHGTEHTITVPAPSMGMVHNAVAALCVVYAMGRSIEEAARSLETLQLDDGHLSQTDLALPGGSAKVIDDSWNATVSSMLNAFSVLAQVPVSSGGRKIAALGRIVHLGNQAADLHRSLAKPLVESGVQLLVTHGEEMHYLRDEIPGELLGPHFITAEEMARYLAQKIQPSDLLLLKGSRRDSDFGDVATLMKKFVGQKETA; this is encoded by the coding sequence ATGGCGACGTCCACCCTCTCTAATTTACTCTCTCGTGCGCGGCCAAATGTCGAGCAAGCGCTAGAACATCTGCAACCGCCCTACACACTGTTCTTTTCCGTGAGCGATGGCAGCAAGCGCGCCAGAGTCTGCCACGCGCGCGGCGGCGATCTCAACAGCCTCTGGCTAAAACTCGCCGCGCAGTCTCGCAAACAACTTGCCAGCGCAAAAATGGATGGGCGCTGGCTGCGCATCGACTGGGTAACCGACGCGGAACCCATGGATTGGCGTACGCTGCAAAAAAAGTTCAAAAACACCAAACGCGGCTATTTCCGCTTTGGACTGGCGCTCGACTCTGACTGGAAAGTTGCTTTTCTGGAACAAGAACTGAACGGCAACGCCATGCTGTACGGCGGCAACAAAATCGCCCACGCTGTGGTCAACCACAGTAAATTTCGCGCCTATACAGACATACGCTTTGGGCCAAATACGCCCCTGAACTTCGATGACGACACCGCCGTAACCCGTTTGCATACGGAAGGCCTCTTCGTCGAAAAACATTCCGCTCCCAAGTTTCTGTATGGCCCCGGACGCAACGCTGGCCGCAGGATCATCGACGAGCTCGACCAACCCACAGCGGAACACGTAATCGATACCAGTAGTCGCTACCTGGCCTCACAGGTACTGAAAAATGGGCGTTTCGAGTATGGCTGGCACTGCTGCTTCGACCGTCCCATCGGGACATACAACACCCTCCGCCATGCCAGCTCTACCTACGCAATGACCGAGGGCTGGGAAGTAACACGCGATGAAAAGACCAAACGAGCCATCAACCGCGTACTCAAATACCTGACGGAAAAACTGATTAAAAAAGCGCGACTTCCTAGCGGCGAAGAAGCCGCGTTCCTTGTGGAGGCCAATGGCGAAATAAAACTTGGCGGAAACGCGGTATGCCTGCTGGCACTGGTCAAATACATCGAACTGAGTGGAAGCAGCGAGACACGCGCAAAATACAGTGCGCTAATGGAGCAGCTGGCGCAGGGTATCCGCTTTATGCAGGATCCGGAATCCGGAAAGTTCGTGCACGTGCTGCAATACCCAGATCTCACTGTCAAAGAACCGTTTCGGATCATCTATTACGACGGCGAAGCAGCCTTCGGTCTCATGCGCCTATATGGCCTAACCAAGGACGAACGCTGGCTAAATCTTGTCGAGAAAGCCTTTGAGTACTTCCTCGTGAACAACCACTGGCAGGCCCACGATCACTGGCTTAGCTATTGTGTCAATGAATTGACCCTATATCGTCCTGAGGCCCGCTACTACCAGTTCGGCATACAAAATGTGGTCGGGCATCTGGACTTTATTATTGAGCGCATCACCACATTTCCGACCCTGTTGGAACTAATGATGGCTGCAGAGCGGATGGTCACCCGCTTACGCCAGGAAAAGGAATTTTCCTACCTACTCAACCAGCTTGACCTGAAGAAATTTTACTTTGCACTGCATACCCGCGCCATGTACCTGTTAAACGGTTATTTCTGGCCGGAATATGCCATGTTCTTCCAGAACCCGGAAAAAATCGTCGGCAGCTTTTATATTCGTCACCACGCATTTCGCGTGCGTATTGATGATGTCGAGCACTACCTTTCGGGTTTTGTCGCATTCAGGAAGTACTTGCTCAATGGCGGTTGTCCACAGGAATTTTCCCCGACGCCGCAAATGCAAAAACTTGCCCTTCCCGACGACAGCACGCTACCCACACTTGCCTGGGCCGGCGATGTCAATCTTTCACGTAGACAACACTACCGCACAGAGGCACTTGGGGAAGAAGAAGTACTTGGACGTATCCCTGCACTGTCCGGTGCGGATTTAAGTGTGATCAATCTGGAATGTGTCGTCGCCACTACCGGCGAACAGGGCATCGACAAAGCCGAGGGGGCCCCCTACTACTACCGCGCGCGCCCGGAAATGCTGAAGCTACTGTGCCGCGCCAATATCGATGCCGTTACTACCGCAAACAACCACAGCGGCGATTATGGCGTACAAGCGTTACTTGAACAGGGATTCTGGTTAGACCATGTGGGCATCGCACACACCGGCACAGGGGTTAATCTCGACGCAGCATTGCGGCCGGTTATCCTGCCACTGGAAGAGCTCAACGTTGCCATTTTCTCACTGGACGCTACTCAGCAGTCTTTCGCCGCCGACCCAAAACAACCTGGTAGCGCTTACCTGCCACCGAATAACCCAAGTGCCTGGGCGAGACTACTGGAGCCACGTATCCTTCGTGCGCGACAACATGCGCAGGTGGTACTCGTCGCGGTGCATTGGGGCGGCAACCTGGAAGCCGAGCCCGGGGCAGAGGAATATACGCTCGGCCATCACATCATTGATGCAGGCGCCGATGGAATTCTCGGTACCAGCGCGCATGTCTTGCAAGGTATCGAAATCTATAAAGATCGCCCGATCATCCACGACGCGGGTGACCTGCTATTCGATGCGGTGCGTAAAACCCTGAAGGATAGCGGTGTCTTCCAATTGTCACTGAGCCATAAAGGGGTTGAGAAAGTACGATTTTTCCCGGTTGGGTCCGGTTTCGGATTCAGCCATCAGCGCACAGGCTCCGACGCGGTGGCGGCAACCCGCCGATTCGCCGATCTGTGTACAAACATGGGCACCAACTTAGAGCCACTAGAAGATGGCTCCGGCGAAATTGCACTGAACCCGCCTCAGCGAGACTATCCAGCTTTGCCGCCCGCGCGCAAAGCAGCATTAGACCCGGTTAAACTCGAGCAAATCCAGCGCCCAATCTCCCCGCAGTGGACCGCCAAGGAAGTACCATCCAATGCGATAACCCCACCGATGGACTTCGGTCCGCTGCAGCTCGTTGGCCTACGTTACACACCAAAGAATTTCGAGCAAAGACAGCTCCTGTATGTAGAATCCTTCTGGACCTTGAACCCCGCCCGGTCAACCCGGCTCTCTGAGAACATCCGGTTGGACATCCGCGCGGTACCGGTTCAGGAAACGGATATGCCCTACTGGGGTAAATCCATGGATCACGACCCGTGCGACTGGCAACTCCCGACCAGCCGCTGGAAACCGGGCGTGATCTACCGGGATTACTATGGCTTGCGTCCACCGGCACCCAAGCAACTGCGCAATGTCGACCTGCGTCTGGAAATCGGCCTGATCGGCCCGGAAACCCACATTCGCCCCGTACCGGTGCCTGGCACCACCATCTCACTGAAAATCAAGGGCCGCACCAGACAAGCGACGTCTGTCGATGGCAGGGAGCCGCCACGCTATCGCAATACATTCCCCGCAAGTATCTACCGTGAAACCCCAGGACAAACGTGGAATGCACAGCAGTTAAGCGAAATTACCGGGGGTAAATGGCTGGTGCAGCCATCACCAGGCTGGTTTGTTCGCAGTGTTGTTTCAGGGCGTAGCTTCATAGAGCAGTCCCTCGACCCGGTACTCTTTGTCGCACACAAGAGCAGTGATCGCGCCTACCACGAGCGTAGCTCGCGGACCAAGTACACAAACTGGGATTTACATAACAGGCTACCCGAAATCGCGAAAGCCGCCGGCAACCTGCTGGGCGGGGTCATCGTCGAACGGCCAGTAAGTGGCTTGCCGGCGGGCCTGCCAGTTTTACAAGTAAAAGACCCACTACAGGCAATTATTGAACTCGGGCTCGCGGCTAGAAACCGGTTCCGCGGCGATGTGGTCGCCATTACTGGTACCGCAGGAAAATCCTCAACCCTAAAAATGCTTGCAAACATGCTCGGCACGCCGGAAAACGTGCTCGCGAGCCTTGGCAATTACAATTCCCGTGTAGGAGCACCAAGCATGCTGGCGAGCCTGAGTGGCGATCGCGATGTTGCCATTGTGGAGGTTGCGCAAAGTGCACTGTGGATGCGGTCAGGTCCAATCACCCGCCGCATATCCCCAACAATTGCGCTCATCACAGGGATCGGTATATCGCAAACGAGCAGCCGAGTGAAAAGTACCAAGGACACTGCACGCTGGAAGTCACGCATCTTCGATGGGCTTATTGGGCGCTCAATCGCCATTGTGAATGAGCAGTTACTGCACTTTGACTATGTACTTGCGAAAGCGAAACAACATGCGAAACGCGTCATTGTGTTCGGCACCAGCAAGAATGCCGAAGTGCAGATCACCGATATCGACACCGATAGCAATGGAAGCCATGTCACCCTGCGAGTCCACGGCACTGAGCACACAATAACTGTGCCAGCCCCGAGTATGGGCATGGTACACAATGCAGTGGCAGCGCTGTGTGTGGTCTATGCGATGGGACGCTCGATTGAAGAGGCAGCACGATCACTGGAAACGCTCCAGCTGGACGACGGTCACCTGAGCCAGACCGACCTGGCATTACCGGGTGGCAGTGCAAAAGTCATTGATGACAGCTGGAATGCGACCGTAAGCTCCATGCTCAACGCTTTTTCGGTATTGGCACAGGTACCGGTTTCCAGCGGCGGCCGCAAGATAGCGGCACTGGGACGTATAGTGCACCTCGGCAATCAGGCAGCCGATCTGCATCGCAGCCTCGCCAAACCACTCGTAGAAAGTGGTGTGCAATTACTAGTGACGCACGGTGAAGAAATGCACTATCTGAGGGACGAAATTCCAGGGGAACTGCTTGGCCCGCACTTTATCACAGCAGAAGAAATGGC
- the dinB gene encoding DNA polymerase IV, which yields MRKIIHCDCDCFYASVEMRDDPNLRGRPIAVGGSSDRRGVISTCNYEARSFGVRSAMPTAQAKKLCPDLIVVPGNMKKYREVSAQIREIFLSYTDFIEPLSLDEAYLDVTDSPHCNGSATLIAQEIRARVQKDLGITISAGVAPNKFLAKIASDWQKPDGLTVIHPNAVEDFVLRLPIKKIHGVGRVTAEKMQRQGIRTCSDLRRYSQIELAQKYGKFGNRLYQLCRGIDDRKVSSDGSRKSVSVERTFRDDLINLESWQEEMIHLYGRLQERMEKLGDRYEISGAIVKVKYADFTQSTHERASKAGRISEFKQLLEQCWEKRSDPIRLLGVGIKLKDLRAELGPEQLPLPLRYRLSSNT from the coding sequence ATGCGCAAAATCATCCATTGTGACTGTGATTGCTTCTATGCCTCGGTAGAGATGCGTGACGACCCCAATTTACGGGGGCGTCCTATCGCTGTGGGCGGGTCAAGCGACCGCAGGGGTGTTATCTCAACCTGCAACTACGAAGCACGCAGCTTCGGAGTGCGCTCGGCCATGCCTACTGCACAGGCTAAAAAGCTGTGTCCTGATCTGATTGTAGTGCCGGGCAACATGAAAAAATATCGGGAAGTCAGCGCACAGATACGGGAAATTTTTCTATCTTATACCGACTTTATTGAGCCGTTATCCCTAGATGAAGCGTACCTGGATGTCACGGATAGCCCGCACTGCAACGGCAGCGCAACTTTAATCGCCCAGGAAATTCGCGCACGGGTCCAGAAGGACCTGGGCATTACGATTTCCGCAGGCGTAGCGCCGAATAAATTCCTCGCCAAAATCGCCAGTGACTGGCAAAAGCCCGATGGATTGACAGTCATCCACCCAAATGCCGTGGAAGATTTTGTGCTGCGTTTACCGATCAAAAAGATTCACGGTGTAGGGCGAGTCACCGCAGAAAAAATGCAACGGCAGGGAATCCGTACCTGCAGCGATTTACGACGCTACAGCCAAATTGAGCTGGCACAAAAATACGGAAAATTTGGCAACCGCCTGTACCAATTGTGTCGCGGCATCGACGACAGAAAAGTCAGCAGTGATGGCTCACGAAAAAGTGTAAGTGTGGAGCGCACCTTTCGCGACGACTTGATTAATTTGGAATCCTGGCAGGAAGAAATGATTCATCTGTACGGTCGACTGCAAGAGCGTATGGAGAAGCTAGGCGACCGCTATGAAATCAGCGGCGCAATCGTAAAAGTGAAGTATGCCGACTTTACTCAGTCTACCCACGAGCGCGCCAGTAAGGCCGGACGCATCAGCGAGTTCAAGCAACTGCTGGAGCAATGTTGGGAGAAGCGCAGCGATCCGATTCGCCTGCTTGGTGTCGGCATCAAACTTAAAGACTTGCGCGCCGAATTGGGGCCGGAGCAATTGCCACTTCCGCTGCGTTACCGGCTCTCATCCAATACTTGA
- a CDS encoding DUF6116 family protein, which translates to MKRVLPSAFVGWFLNYARKLKHPQLFKWICALFIIDLIIPDLVPFVDEILLGLATIFLASWRKSRDDLRDPPERNEKVVHGTAEKVAPEKQPPTR; encoded by the coding sequence ATGAAGCGTGTACTTCCCAGCGCATTTGTGGGCTGGTTTCTCAATTACGCCCGCAAGTTGAAGCACCCGCAGCTATTCAAGTGGATATGTGCCCTTTTTATCATTGATCTGATCATTCCGGATCTGGTGCCCTTTGTGGACGAAATTCTGCTAGGACTCGCAACGATATTCCTCGCCTCCTGGCGAAAGAGTCGTGATGATCTGCGAGATCCTCCGGAACGTAACGAAAAGGTGGTGCACGGTACTGCAGAAAAGGTGGCTCCAGAAAAACAGCCCCCAACGCGTTAA
- a CDS encoding SDR family NAD(P)-dependent oxidoreductase codes for MAEFQRDPLLDFTGKVALITGAASGFGALLAEALGRRGARLVLGDINEDGLHAVVDKLTAQDIEVQAVTCDVSSETDCAAMVALARENFGGLDIAVNNAGIAPPQVHFEEVDEETFDRQHSVNVKGVFFGMKHQLKLMRGQKHGIILNVSSMAGIGGAPKAAAYAGAKHSVVGLTRTAAVEYARHNVRVNAICPFFTLTPMVAGLTPPPGASVEQLHGLLSAGCPMKRLGEPEEVVNAMVMLCSPALTYVTGQTLAVDGGVSAY; via the coding sequence ATGGCAGAATTTCAGCGAGACCCATTACTGGATTTCACCGGCAAGGTAGCGTTGATTACCGGAGCCGCCAGTGGGTTTGGGGCACTCCTCGCCGAGGCGCTCGGTCGCCGCGGGGCCCGTTTGGTCCTTGGGGATATCAATGAAGATGGCTTGCATGCAGTGGTTGATAAGCTGACCGCTCAGGATATTGAAGTCCAGGCCGTTACCTGCGATGTATCGTCAGAGACGGATTGTGCGGCGATGGTCGCGCTGGCGCGGGAGAACTTCGGCGGATTGGATATCGCGGTGAACAATGCCGGCATCGCGCCGCCACAAGTCCATTTTGAAGAAGTCGATGAAGAGACCTTCGATCGGCAACATAGCGTCAATGTCAAAGGAGTCTTCTTTGGCATGAAGCATCAGCTCAAGCTTATGCGCGGACAGAAACACGGCATTATTTTGAATGTCAGCTCCATGGCAGGCATTGGCGGAGCGCCGAAGGCGGCGGCCTATGCCGGAGCCAAACATTCGGTGGTGGGGCTCACGCGCACCGCTGCAGTGGAATACGCACGGCACAATGTGCGGGTGAATGCGATTTGCCCATTCTTTACGCTAACTCCCATGGTGGCCGGGCTGACGCCCCCACCGGGTGCCAGCGTTGAACAGCTCCACGGGTTACTCTCAGCGGGTTGCCCAATGAAACGTTTGGGCGAGCCGGAAGAAGTGGTAAATGCAATGGTGATGCTGTGTTCGCCAGCACTCACCTATGTAACTGGGCAAACACTGGCGGTCGATGGGGGCGTTTCAGCATACTGA
- a CDS encoding NADPH-dependent 2,4-dienoyl-CoA reductase, with the protein MTQAYPHLLAPLDLGFTTLKNRVLMGSMHTNLEEHPGGYQRLATFYAERARGGVGLIVTGGIAPNEEGGVFQGCAKLTTPEEAEEHQVITAAVHNEGGKICMQILHAGRYAYNPNLVAPSAIQAPINPFPPKALSDAEVEQQIDDYVRCATLAQQAGYDGIEVMGSEGYFINQFIVTRTNHRDDRWGGSYENRKRLPIEIVRRIREALGEEFIIIYRLSMLDLVEGGSSFDEVVTLGQAIEKAGANIINTGIGWHEARIPTIATSVPRAAFSGITAKVRQHLSLPVVTSNRINMPHVGEDVLAAGEADIISMARPFLADPEFVNKAAEDRADEINTCIGCNQACLDHTFELKLTSCLVNPRACHETELNYLPTAKPKKIAVVGAGPAGLAASTVAAERGHQVTLFEASDKVGGQFNIAKQIPGKAEFEETLRYFKRKLELTGVDVKLNTKATEAGLADYDEVIISTGILPRIPPIEGIDHPKVLSYLEVLRDKKPVGKRVAIIGAGGIGFDVAEYLTHSEDHISELVASSKQEFFDEWGVDITLDHRAGLKPIEPVTSPREVYLLQRKTTKVGAGLGKTTGWIHRTSLKHRKVKNLAGVAYEKIDDQGLHIRLGDEQQVLDVDNIIICAGQEPLRNLHDALQAKGQISHLIGGAYEAVELDAKRAIDQGARLAAEM; encoded by the coding sequence ATGACCCAAGCCTACCCGCACCTGCTCGCTCCGCTGGATCTGGGCTTCACCACACTCAAGAACCGCGTGCTGATGGGCTCAATGCACACCAACCTGGAAGAGCATCCTGGAGGCTACCAGCGCTTGGCCACCTTCTACGCCGAGCGTGCGCGCGGTGGTGTGGGCCTGATTGTCACCGGCGGTATTGCCCCGAATGAAGAAGGTGGGGTATTTCAGGGGTGCGCCAAATTGACCACCCCGGAAGAAGCCGAAGAACATCAGGTCATTACCGCGGCGGTCCACAATGAAGGCGGCAAGATCTGCATGCAGATACTGCACGCAGGTCGCTATGCGTATAACCCCAATCTCGTCGCCCCTTCCGCCATTCAGGCACCGATTAATCCATTTCCCCCTAAAGCGTTAAGCGACGCAGAAGTCGAACAGCAAATCGATGACTATGTGCGCTGCGCGACCCTCGCCCAGCAAGCGGGCTACGATGGCATCGAAGTGATGGGCTCAGAAGGCTACTTCATCAACCAGTTCATCGTTACCCGCACCAATCACCGGGACGACCGCTGGGGCGGCAGTTATGAAAACCGCAAGCGCCTGCCGATCGAGATTGTGCGCCGCATTCGCGAGGCTTTGGGCGAAGAGTTCATCATCATCTATCGCCTTTCCATGCTTGACCTGGTGGAAGGCGGCAGCAGCTTTGACGAAGTAGTCACTCTGGGTCAGGCGATTGAGAAAGCCGGCGCCAATATCATCAATACCGGCATTGGCTGGCACGAAGCGAGAATCCCAACCATCGCCACCAGCGTTCCCAGAGCGGCGTTCAGCGGCATTACCGCCAAAGTCAGACAACACCTGAGCCTACCGGTGGTTACCAGCAATAGAATCAATATGCCGCATGTGGGCGAGGATGTACTCGCTGCAGGTGAGGCCGACATCATCTCCATGGCACGCCCGTTCCTCGCGGACCCCGAATTCGTCAACAAGGCCGCAGAGGATCGTGCGGATGAGATCAATACCTGTATCGGCTGCAATCAGGCATGCCTGGACCATACCTTTGAGTTAAAGCTCACCTCATGTCTGGTCAATCCGCGCGCCTGCCATGAAACCGAACTCAATTACCTGCCAACGGCAAAGCCCAAGAAAATTGCAGTCGTGGGAGCCGGTCCTGCCGGGCTCGCAGCTTCAACCGTCGCTGCCGAGCGTGGGCATCAGGTGACGCTGTTCGAAGCCAGCGACAAGGTTGGCGGCCAGTTTAATATCGCCAAACAGATTCCTGGCAAAGCCGAATTTGAAGAAACCCTGCGCTACTTCAAGCGCAAGCTGGAGCTCACGGGGGTCGATGTAAAACTCAATACCAAGGCGACCGAAGCGGGCCTGGCCGACTACGACGAAGTGATCATCTCCACCGGTATTCTCCCGCGAATTCCACCTATCGAGGGTATCGACCATCCCAAAGTACTCAGTTATCTCGAAGTGCTGCGGGATAAAAAACCGGTAGGGAAACGTGTGGCGATCATTGGTGCCGGTGGCATCGGCTTTGATGTGGCGGAATACCTCACCCACAGCGAAGATCACATCAGTGAACTGGTGGCCAGTAGCAAACAGGAATTCTTCGATGAATGGGGTGTGGACATCACCCTCGACCATCGCGCGGGTTTAAAGCCCATTGAGCCCGTCACCAGCCCCCGCGAGGTATATCTGTTACAACGCAAAACAACCAAAGTTGGCGCAGGGCTGGGGAAAACCACAGGTTGGATTCATCGCACCAGCCTCAAGCATCGAAAGGTAAAAAACCTGGCGGGCGTGGCTTACGAGAAGATCGATGATCAGGGTTTGCATATCCGCCTGGGCGACGAACAACAAGTTCTGGATGTGGATAACATCATTATCTGCGCGGGCCAGGAGCCCCTGCGCAACCTGCACGATGCGTTGCAGGCCAAAGGCCAAATCAGTCATTTGATTGGCGGGGCCTATGAGGCTGTGGAACTCGATGCCAAACGAGCGATTGACCAGGGGGCGCGTCTCGCGGCAGAGATGTAA
- a CDS encoding SDR family oxidoreductase — MATNLFDLTGKIALVTGASRGIGEAIAKLLAEQGAHVLVSSRKIDGCQAVADAINDAGGKAEALPCHIGNMQDIEQVFQHIRAQYGKLDILVNNAATNPYFGHILDTDLGAFQKTVDVNIRGYFYMSVEAGKLMRENGGGCIVNTASINALQPGVGQGIYSITKAAVVNMTKAFAKECAQFNIRVNALLPGLTKTKFAGALFSHDEIYQTAIGHIPMHRHAEPEEMAGTVLYLVSDAGSYTNGECVVVDGGLTACGGL; from the coding sequence ATGGCGACCAACCTCTTTGACTTAACGGGAAAGATTGCTCTGGTGACTGGTGCCAGCCGTGGTATTGGCGAGGCGATCGCCAAACTGCTCGCGGAGCAGGGTGCTCACGTGCTGGTGTCCAGCCGCAAGATTGATGGCTGCCAAGCGGTGGCTGATGCCATCAATGACGCCGGTGGCAAGGCGGAAGCACTGCCTTGTCATATCGGTAACATGCAAGATATTGAGCAGGTGTTTCAGCACATCCGCGCGCAATACGGCAAGCTCGATATTCTCGTAAACAATGCAGCTACTAATCCCTATTTTGGCCATATCCTCGATACTGATCTTGGTGCGTTTCAAAAAACCGTGGATGTAAATATCCGCGGTTATTTTTATATGTCCGTAGAGGCCGGAAAATTGATGCGGGAAAACGGTGGCGGTTGCATCGTAAATACGGCTTCGATCAACGCATTACAGCCAGGGGTGGGGCAGGGTATTTATTCCATCACCAAGGCTGCGGTAGTGAACATGACCAAGGCTTTCGCCAAAGAATGTGCGCAGTTCAATATCCGCGTAAATGCGTTGTTGCCTGGGCTCACCAAGACCAAATTCGCCGGTGCCCTGTTTTCTCACGACGAGATCTACCAAACAGCCATTGGCCATATCCCGATGCACCGACATGCAGAGCCCGAAGAAATGGCGGGTACGGTTTTGTATCTGGTATCCGACGCAGGCAGTTATACCAATGGTGAATGTGTCGTTGTTGATGGCGGCCTCACCGCCTGCGGAGGGCTGTGA